From Pontibacter actiniarum, a single genomic window includes:
- a CDS encoding MarC family protein — protein MFSIKEIASVTLTLFAVIDIIGSIPIIIDLRKREGHIESEKATIISGILMIAFLFLGQSILSLFGIDFESFAMAGAIIIFLIGLEMILGKDFFHTDPETKSGSIVPLAFPLIVGAGTMTTLLSLRAAYSLPNVLVGIVLNLVFVYIVLKASSWIERKLGKDGANVLRKVFGIILLAIAIKLFKTNL, from the coding sequence ATGTTCAGCATAAAAGAGATCGCCTCTGTTACGCTAACCCTTTTCGCCGTGATTGATATTATTGGCTCCATCCCGATTATTATTGACCTGCGCAAGCGCGAAGGGCATATTGAGTCGGAGAAGGCCACCATCATTTCGGGTATTCTGATGATCGCCTTCCTCTTCCTGGGGCAGTCCATCCTTAGCCTGTTCGGCATCGACTTTGAGTCCTTTGCCATGGCGGGCGCCATCATTATCTTCCTGATCGGTTTGGAGATGATCCTGGGCAAGGACTTTTTCCACACCGACCCGGAGACAAAGAGCGGCTCTATCGTGCCGCTGGCCTTCCCGCTCATTGTTGGGGCGGGCACCATGACAACGCTGCTCTCGCTGCGGGCTGCTTACTCGCTGCCCAACGTGCTAGTAGGCATCGTACTGAACCTGGTGTTTGTGTACATTGTACTAAAGGCCAGTAGCTGGATTGAACGGAAGCTGGGGAAAGACGGCGCCAACGTGCTGCGCAAGGTGTTCGGCATTATCCTGCTGGCCATCGCCATTAAGCTCTTTAAGACGAATTTATAA
- a CDS encoding saccharopine dehydrogenase C-terminal domain-containing protein: MKKILLLGAGRSASSLIKYLFDNATSESWYITIGDINVAHLQPLVEPVAFAQTITFDVHNDVQRAEEVSKADLVISLLPAIFHIEVAKECLKQERNLITASYVSSAFLALHEEAQQKNLSIIMESGLDPGIDHMSAMRVIRSIKEAGGKLTSFKSYTGGLVAPESDNNPWRYKFTWNPRNVVLAGQGTAKYIKQGQYKYIPYHKLFKRTDELFVEGYGHFDGYANRDSLSYREPYGLLDIPTMLRGTLRRQGYCEAWDVFVQLGLTDDSYTLDGSDQMTYRTFVESFLPPATSPGQPMAERISLYLGVPADGEVMEKLAWLGLFEDTPVELAAATPAQVLEKILKEKWTLAPGDKDMIVMQHLFAYELNGEQREVTSTLVAMGDDEVQTAMAKTVGLPVGILAKLMLQGKITHRGVVIPIYPELYEPVLEELEEHGIKFVEQERVVAEV, from the coding sequence ATGAAAAAAATTCTGCTTTTGGGCGCTGGTCGCTCGGCCTCGTCCCTCATTAAGTATCTCTTCGATAACGCCACTTCCGAAAGCTGGTACATCACGATCGGCGATATCAATGTGGCGCATCTGCAGCCGCTGGTAGAGCCCGTCGCCTTTGCCCAAACCATCACCTTCGATGTGCACAACGATGTGCAGCGGGCCGAGGAAGTAAGCAAAGCGGACCTGGTGATTTCGTTGCTGCCTGCCATTTTCCATATCGAGGTGGCAAAAGAATGCCTGAAACAGGAGCGGAACCTGATTACGGCCAGCTATGTATCGTCCGCCTTTCTGGCGTTGCACGAGGAGGCGCAGCAGAAGAACCTTTCCATCATCATGGAGTCGGGCCTGGACCCGGGCATCGACCACATGTCGGCCATGCGCGTGATCAGGAGTATAAAAGAAGCGGGCGGTAAACTCACCTCCTTTAAGTCTTACACCGGCGGCCTGGTGGCTCCTGAGTCTGATAACAACCCGTGGCGCTACAAGTTTACCTGGAACCCGCGCAACGTAGTGCTGGCAGGGCAGGGGACGGCCAAGTACATTAAGCAAGGGCAGTACAAGTACATCCCGTACCATAAGCTGTTTAAGCGCACCGATGAGCTTTTTGTGGAAGGCTACGGCCACTTCGACGGCTATGCCAACCGCGACTCCCTGAGCTACCGCGAGCCCTACGGCCTGCTCGACATCCCGACCATGCTGCGCGGCACCCTGCGCCGGCAAGGCTATTGCGAGGCCTGGGATGTGTTCGTGCAGCTGGGCCTCACAGACGACAGCTACACATTGGATGGCTCCGACCAGATGACCTACCGCACGTTTGTAGAGTCCTTTTTGCCACCGGCCACGTCTCCTGGCCAGCCGATGGCAGAGCGCATTAGTTTATACCTGGGCGTACCTGCGGATGGCGAGGTGATGGAGAAGCTGGCGTGGCTCGGGCTGTTCGAAGACACGCCGGTGGAGCTTGCCGCTGCCACCCCTGCACAGGTACTGGAGAAAATACTGAAAGAGAAGTGGACCCTGGCACCCGGCGACAAAGACATGATCGTGATGCAGCACCTGTTTGCCTATGAGCTGAACGGAGAGCAGCGGGAGGTAACATCTACGCTGGTTGCCATGGGCGACGACGAAGTGCAAACCGCCATGGCCAAAACCGTGGGTTTGCCTGTGGGTATCCTTGCCAAGCTGATGCTACAGGGTAAAATCACCCATCGCGGCGTGGTTATCCCTATCTACCCGGAGCTGTATGAGCCGGTGCTGGAGGAGCTGGAAGAGCACGGTATTAAGTTTGTGGAGCAGGAAAGGGTAGTGGCAGAGGTGTAG
- the cdd gene encoding cytidine deaminase — translation MASELKVQISVDVLDPAELNAQEQQAMQLAQEAAKDAYAPYSNFLVGAALLLEDGTMFKGSNQENAAYPSGLCAERTALFALSAHHPHTTIKLLAVTARRRQEENFLPAMPCGACRQVMAEYEFKQQEPIPVLLQAPDGRFYRFKSVADLLPFQFTKEHL, via the coding sequence ATGGCAAGTGAACTGAAAGTACAAATTAGTGTTGACGTGCTGGACCCAGCAGAGCTGAACGCCCAGGAGCAGCAGGCAATGCAGTTGGCCCAGGAGGCGGCAAAAGACGCCTATGCCCCTTACTCTAACTTTTTGGTGGGAGCCGCACTGCTGTTGGAAGACGGCACCATGTTCAAGGGCAGCAACCAGGAGAACGCAGCCTACCCGTCCGGCCTCTGTGCCGAACGCACTGCGCTCTTCGCCTTAAGCGCCCACCACCCACACACAACCATAAAGCTGTTAGCCGTAACCGCACGCCGCCGCCAGGAGGAGAACTTTCTGCCGGCCATGCCATGCGGTGCCTGCCGGCAGGTAATGGCTGAGTATGAGTTTAAGCAACAGGAGCCGATTCCGGTACTGCTGCAAGCTCCGGACGGCAGGTTCTACCGCTTTAAGTCGGTTGCCGATCTGCTGCCCTTCCAGTTTACAAAGGAGCACCTTTAA
- the rnhA gene encoding ribonuclease HI: MIELYTDGSSRGNPGPGGYGVILRWKQHEKEITEGFRKTTNNRMELLAVIKGLEAVNKPGIPITVYSDSKYVVDAVEKRWVFGWQKKGFKGKANGDLWARFLRVYAKHNVKFVWIRGHAGHPENERCDQLAVGSALSGNLLIDEGFESGMYNAGNA; encoded by the coding sequence ATGATCGAATTATATACAGACGGTTCTTCGCGTGGCAACCCGGGGCCGGGCGGCTACGGGGTAATCCTGCGCTGGAAACAGCATGAGAAAGAAATTACCGAAGGCTTCCGTAAAACCACCAATAACCGGATGGAGCTGCTGGCCGTGATTAAGGGGCTGGAGGCTGTGAACAAGCCGGGCATCCCGATCACCGTTTACTCCGACTCCAAGTACGTGGTAGACGCGGTAGAGAAACGCTGGGTGTTTGGCTGGCAGAAAAAAGGCTTCAAAGGCAAAGCCAACGGCGACCTCTGGGCTCGTTTCCTGCGCGTATACGCCAAGCACAACGTTAAATTCGTCTGGATCCGCGGCCACGCCGGCCACCCCGAAAACGAACGCTGCGATCAGTTAGCCGTTGGCAGTGCCTTGTCTGGCAACCTGCTCATCGATGAGGGCTTTGAGTCCGGCATGTACAACGCGGGTAACGCTTAA
- a CDS encoding alpha/beta hydrolase has translation MNEHSLRVPRTARYYTLGTPSDQIKDLWIVCHGYGQLARYFLRHFSGLDNGQTLVVAPEALSRFYLDGFSGRVGATWMTKEDRLAEIEDQASYLNLLLQEQLQHLPQDVHITVLGFSQGGATVSRWLATQEARLVHRLVLWAASFPEDIDFTSGKAAFAHLPVAMVYGTQDQFITPEALQRKQQLMAQLGIQPQIYTFEGGHSIHPETLALVDSALEIR, from the coding sequence ATGAACGAGCACAGCCTTCGTGTACCCCGTACTGCCCGCTACTATACGTTGGGCACACCATCTGACCAGATAAAAGACCTTTGGATCGTCTGCCACGGTTACGGCCAGCTGGCGCGCTACTTCCTGCGCCACTTTAGCGGGTTGGATAACGGGCAGACGCTGGTGGTTGCCCCGGAGGCGCTGTCGCGGTTTTACCTGGATGGCTTTTCCGGCCGCGTGGGCGCCACCTGGATGACGAAGGAAGACCGCCTGGCTGAGATCGAAGACCAGGCCAGCTACCTGAACCTGCTACTACAGGAGCAGCTGCAGCACTTACCCCAGGATGTGCATATCACGGTGCTGGGCTTCTCACAAGGCGGGGCCACGGTTAGCCGTTGGCTGGCTACGCAGGAGGCACGCCTTGTTCACCGGCTTGTTCTCTGGGCAGCCTCCTTCCCAGAAGACATTGACTTTACATCCGGCAAAGCGGCTTTTGCGCACTTGCCCGTGGCCATGGTCTACGGCACCCAAGATCAATTCATAACTCCAGAGGCACTACAGCGCAAACAGCAACTCATGGCGCAGCTGGGTATACAGCCACAGATTTATACTTTTGAGGGAGGCCACAGCATTCACCCTGAAACACTGGCACTAGTTGACAGCGCCTTGGAGATAAGGTAG
- a CDS encoding tRNA1(Val) (adenine(37)-N6)-methyltransferase, which produces MRNSYFQFKQFRVEQDKCAMKVCTDSCVFGAYVAVAGAQRILDIGTGTGLLSLMVAQRSHASIDAVEINKEAQQQAHENFAISPWAKRLQLHPMSLQEFAKQAPPAYDVLLSNPPFFLSSLKSPDAARNTARHTGELLFEDILAFAQQHLTAQGKLYLLLPPAEAAVFASLAKASDLYLAEVLQVFTYHGGKCIRHIQTYTFGHRGAPDVKDFYIREEDKTTYTAQFAELLREYYLAF; this is translated from the coding sequence GTGCGCAATTCATACTTCCAGTTTAAGCAGTTCCGGGTAGAGCAGGATAAGTGCGCCATGAAGGTCTGCACAGACTCCTGCGTGTTTGGAGCCTATGTAGCCGTGGCCGGAGCGCAGAGGATACTGGACATTGGCACCGGCACCGGGCTGCTTTCCCTGATGGTGGCCCAGCGCAGCCACGCAAGTATAGACGCCGTGGAAATCAACAAAGAGGCACAGCAGCAGGCACACGAGAATTTCGCCATCAGCCCCTGGGCCAAGCGCCTGCAGTTGCACCCCATGAGCCTGCAGGAGTTCGCCAAGCAGGCGCCTCCTGCGTATGACGTCCTCCTGTCCAACCCTCCGTTTTTCCTGTCCTCGCTCAAGTCGCCGGATGCCGCGCGAAATACAGCCAGGCATACTGGTGAATTGCTCTTTGAAGATATTCTTGCCTTCGCGCAGCAACACCTGACGGCACAGGGCAAGCTATACTTGCTGCTGCCTCCTGCAGAGGCCGCTGTGTTTGCCAGCCTGGCCAAAGCCTCGGATTTATACCTGGCAGAGGTGCTGCAAGTCTTCACCTACCACGGCGGCAAATGCATCCGCCATATTCAAACCTATACTTTCGGGCACCGGGGCGCTCCCGATGTAAAAGACTTTTACATCCGGGAGGAGGACAAAACGACCTATACAGCACAGTTTGCGGAGCTGCTTCGGGAGTATTACCTAGCTTTTTGA